In one window of Helianthus annuus cultivar XRQ/B chromosome 17, HanXRQr2.0-SUNRISE, whole genome shotgun sequence DNA:
- the LOC118489222 gene encoding uncharacterized protein LOC118489222: protein MASPVSSISSISLMSSSSSSEWYSSSSEEDVIMHNMIMNAAQVFMSAAEGSSQPLTRRAKYNRDQEAGHDKLVADYFADEPVYPAEIFRRRFRMSRQLFLRNEYTHHNLQADLVEHIWNNAENEPAHHMEDDD, encoded by the exons ATGGCTTCACCcgtttcttccatttcttcaatttctttaatgtcttcatcgtcttcgtccgagtggtattcatcatcttcggaagaggatgttattatgcacaacatgattatgaacgcggctcaggTGTTCATGTCGGCCGCTGAAGGGTCGTCCCAACCGCTAACCAGACGAGCAAAATATAATcgagaccaagaag ccggccacgataaactagtagccgattattttgccgacgaacccgtgtacccaGCCGAGATTTTTCGACGTCGTTTCCGCATGAGTCGTCAACTGTTCttacgtaacgagtacacacatcacaacctacaagcggacttggtggagcATATTTGGAACAACGCTGAAAACGAACCCGCCCACCACATGGAAGACGACGACTAG